Below is a genomic region from Pirellulales bacterium.
TCGCTGGCGTCCGGATCGCTCGGCTCGACGATCGGCTCGCCGGCCGATGATTCGCCCAGTAGCCCCTCGCGGGTATCAAGACGCAGGTCGGCCTCGCGCGATTCGGCATCCGGCCCGTGACAGCGGAAGCAGTTATTCGACAAGATGGGCCGCACGTCGCGATGAAACTGCACGGGCTGAGACGCATCCCCGGAGGCAACCCGTCCCCCGGCCAGCAGCATCAGAACGATCGATAGTCCAACAAGGCGGGGCATGGCATCGCGGAGGGGACGGCAGGTGACTCGGCGGGGGCCCCTTCATTTAACCACCCAGCGCGGAGGGAGTCGAGTTTTCTTGGCAGTGATCGGTGGGCGGGGCTTGCTTTCTTCGCACCGTGTGTGGCCAGTGCTCGACTTTGGTTAAGCTGAGAATGGCAGGCAGACCTCTCCTGGGGATGTCTTTCGAGCGAAGCCTATGAATGCTGTTTTCCGACCCACGCGAATGCCGGCGTGGGACATCGTTCTGGCTGTGTTCATATTGATGGGCCGGGCCGGCGTTGCTCGCGCCGATCCGTTTTTATCCTGGTTGGTGATCCCGATTGATGGGGTCGAGCAGCTTGCGGCTTCGCGAAGTAAAGCGATTTTTCTCGCGCGAACTTCTTGCTTGACCATCGCCAGCGCATCGCTATACTCCACGCAGTTGTGTTGGTGGTCGGCGCTTTCTTTTCGAAACGCCGACAAACAGGGAATCCGGTGCGAATCCGGAACGGCCCCGCCGCTGTGATGAGCGTCGAGGGCGGCCCACTCTCAAGCCATTGTCGTGGTTTTCTGCGGAAAATCGCGGCGAGAAGGCGGGCCTGCCTAGCTCTGAGTCAGAAGACCTACCAATGCAGGGTTGTGGAATTCCGCGAGGGCGGAAGCCGCATTCAAGGCACTGCTTTGCACCTGGGGTGCGAAGCGTTGGAGATTCGCTAATCCAGCCAGCTTTTGGCGAACGTTGCGCTTTTCGTGTGTGGCTGCGCGCCTGCGTCTGAATCGTGCTCCGGCACGTCTTCTGCGCTCTCGGTGCGCGCCCTTCGCAAAAGCCGTCCGCGAGAAAAGCTGCGCTCGGGTTGCGCGCCCAGATGCGCCGATCCACCTACACATACCGCTCTGCCTTCACGCTCGTCGAGCTGTTGGTCGTCGTCGCGATCATCGGGATCTTGGTGGCGATCCTCTTGCCAGCGGTCCAATCGGCGCGCGAAGCGGGACGCCGCGTGCAGTGTGCGAATCATCTCAAGCAACTTGGACTGGCCCTCGCGCAATACCACGACCTCCAGGGTTACTTTCCCCGCGGTGGACACCCCGCCACGAGCAATGGCCTAAGCTGGGGCGCGGCAATACTGCCAGGACTCGAACAAAAGTCGCTCTACGAGCAGATCGATCGCACCGTGTCCTACACGCACGCGCGCAATCTGACCGTGGGGCAGACGATGTTGCCGGTCTTTCTCTGCCCCAGTGCGCCAAAGATCACCGCGCGTCGCAAATCGGCCGATCAACCAGCCTCGACGGCCAACGAGTATGGCCGCTGTGACTACGGCGCGGTGAACGGCGAGCGCGGATTGCGCGCGCCGAACGCGACAAACACGCCCGAGCGAGGCGTGCTGATCGTGGCCGAGCACATCTCGCTGGCGCAAATCACCGATGGCACGTCGCAAACCGTGCTCGTGGCCGAGGCGCCCGAGGGCATGCACGGCCTCTGGTTCGGCGTGCGCAACGTCTTCGATCAATCGGCCCTCATCAACACGCGGGCAACGTACGCGCCGCAATTCATCTTCTACGACTTCGGCCAGGAGATGAGCAGCTATCACCCCGGTGGCGCGCAGACGTTGCTGGCCGATGGCTCGGTGCATTTCCTGGCCGAAACCCTCGGCCGCGCCACGCTGGCCGCACTCTGCTCGCGCGCCGGCGGCGATCTGCTTGATGCCGATTTCTCTCCCTGAACGCAATTTCCCAGCCCGAGTAAGGAGTTCTCCGATGAAACGGTGGTTACCCAGCCTCCTGTTCGCCATGTGTCTGCTAACCGCGAGCGGTATGAGTGCGCGTGGCGAGACGATCACGTTCGAAGATCTGCCGCTTGCGTCCAACTCGTATTGGAATGGTCCCGATCCCGCTGGGGTCGTGGTCGATGGCCCCTACGGCCCCGAAATACACGGAACATTCCAGAGTGGCGGCGCGTCGTTCGTCAATCGCTACGACGAGACCTTCGCCAGTTGGAGCGGCTTCGCCTATTCGAACACCACCGATACGACCACGCCCGGCTTCGAGAACCAGTTCAGTGCCATTACCGGCACGGGCCACGGTCCTGGCGCCGACAACTACGCCGTCGCCTTTGGCTATATGGACTTGGTGGCGAACAGCATCCAGCCCGCGCCGTTCGATCCACACAACGTCGAGCATCTGATGTCGCTCCCCTATTTCGAGCTGCCGCTGGGCGCGCTGATCGAAGGCCTGCGCATCACCAACACGACCTACGCCGTGCTCTCGATGCAGTTCGGCGATTCGTTCTCGAAGAAATTCGGCGGCGTGTCGGGCAACGACGCCGACTTCTTCAAGCTCACCGCCTACGGTACGGACGAACTCGACCAACCGCTCGGCACGTCCGTCGACTTCTATCTGGCTG
It encodes:
- a CDS encoding DUF1559 domain-containing protein, translating into MRRSTYTYRSAFTLVELLVVVAIIGILVAILLPAVQSAREAGRRVQCANHLKQLGLALAQYHDLQGYFPRGGHPATSNGLSWGAAILPGLEQKSLYEQIDRTVSYTHARNLTVGQTMLPVFLCPSAPKITARRKSADQPASTANEYGRCDYGAVNGERGLRAPNATNTPERGVLIVAEHISLAQITDGTSQTVLVAEAPEGMHGLWFGVRNVFDQSALINTRATYAPQFIFYDFGQEMSSYHPGGAQTLLADGSVHFLAETLGRATLAALCSRAGGDLLDADFSP
- a CDS encoding DUF4465 domain-containing protein, which produces MKRWLPSLLFAMCLLTASGMSARGETITFEDLPLASNSYWNGPDPAGVVVDGPYGPEIHGTFQSGGASFVNRYDETFASWSGFAYSNTTDTTTPGFENQFSAITGTGHGPGADNYAVAFGYMDLVANSIQPAPFDPHNVEHLMSLPYFELPLGALIEGLRITNTTYAVLSMQFGDSFSKKFGGVSGNDADFFKLTAYGTDELDQPLGTSVDFYLADFRFANNALDYIVTDWEFMDLSSLSGARRVHFNLSSSDVGTYGMNTPAYFAIDDVQFAAVPEPSSLVIALGGSLGVALLLRRRRAS